Proteins encoded in a region of the Halioglobus maricola genome:
- a CDS encoding vWA domain-containing protein produces the protein MYPSIRKFAARATSATLAGIVAFSLSLVASHEGHAVLRNTEDPIDNPDLEQACGLNVLMILDESGSIGDNDDNVRTAFKAFTAAIKNTSSSMAVAEFSKVARLPKIGVFNRGDYITVTDDTKVFLDNYVDNDYDPGGNTNWEDGLRMGRLGSAFAPRPSFDVPHLTVFITDGDPTQVIRNDRVTDDEYNNKVPLSDNETTGSDKNPAADRAVANANNLKSQDSHILVVAVGNGVSSNASLARIQKISGPDVHPDGDPFDITTDDVYREPNFDELEDALREAAFQLCSPSVTVEKIVDLTPDPDSLDDAIPGPLWQITGEVAAPGSGEFAWILPVKEDPALTDAKTTLTDASGFATFQWRPADEVDSSGFVATEVVQSGFTNDESKTICTFRTPDSPDADLPLDDSGEGTFTITVPEQSIVTCKFFNLADPAPGITLEKLTDGVDADTRTGPVVPRGDVVNWSYQVANTGNTILSGISIEDLVTEPVVFDGQVQPVDCPKTTLIQGESMTCTASGISGMTPEGDSFTGQFRNDATVRATDSYGTPVSATDPSHYFEVEPGISVEKSTNGEDADQQPGPLVRVGRTINWLYEVRNTGSEPLANIAISDDQGVTLNYQGGDLDGDNLLDVTEVWLYSGLGMAVAGQYANRAIVSGEGSSETVTDEDPSHYFGLDMQIDIEKSTNGEDADVAPGPTLERGAPVNWTYAVRNVGNFAIDNWTVVDDQLGAINCPSVVLVPGGPAAICSAVGTASAGQYRNVAVATAPNPAGGAPATDSDPSHYFGALPALTLEKATNGQDADTPTGPFIEVGGPVNWTYVATNAGNVALRLLAVVDSKLPLGSVDCPDDILDPAESVVCTASGISAPGQYSNLGLALAVPVVDDPNDPRNRVGDFDLSHYFGASPGIGIEKFTNGIDADTPETAARIPIGDVVEWGYVVFNTGNEPLRDVVVTDNQGEIPVYVEGDTNNNNQLDLDERWLFEAQGTAGASLYSNIGTARGTDSLGAVVTETDPSHYFGYENAITVEKSTNGEDADTAPGPNLAINAAVTWEYVVTNTGAAATPLVQVRLVDDQLGVIAGPDSGDDNNNDVLDPNEVWIYTAVGVAQQGQYANVATITGIGPAPENEELEDTDPSHYFGGDSSPALVLEKYTDGVDADVAPGPLLEVGNSVLFVYVAENTGDVPLEQVEVTDDQGVTVLCAGGNPIPEIPVGGTGYCVGAGTVTGGQYANIGTAEGTGLLGTDVIATDPSHHFGYASLGGREDPEIDIEKATNGADADNPPGPLLLQGSAVDFTYVVTNTGNVPLATIELTDDQGVVVDCPSGNPIPLMLPGESETCTGDALVTRGNYRNVGTASGVGTGVLPPVVEDTDPSHHKGLNRNELFGVPVMPLFYLIMSALALTALVGHVRRK, from the coding sequence TTGTATCCCAGCATAAGGAAATTTGCTGCCCGCGCCACGTCTGCCACCCTTGCCGGCATCGTGGCCTTTTCACTGTCTCTCGTGGCCAGCCACGAGGGGCACGCCGTGCTGCGCAATACCGAAGACCCGATCGACAACCCCGACCTTGAGCAGGCTTGCGGTCTGAATGTGCTGATGATTCTCGATGAGTCCGGGTCCATCGGTGACAACGACGATAACGTGCGTACAGCCTTTAAAGCGTTTACTGCGGCGATCAAAAATACCAGTTCCTCGATGGCCGTGGCGGAATTTTCCAAGGTAGCGCGGCTTCCAAAGATCGGCGTCTTTAATCGCGGTGACTACATCACGGTCACAGACGATACCAAGGTATTTCTCGACAATTACGTTGATAACGATTACGACCCGGGCGGCAATACCAACTGGGAAGACGGCCTGCGCATGGGCCGGTTAGGTTCAGCGTTTGCACCACGTCCTTCTTTTGATGTGCCGCATCTCACGGTGTTTATCACCGACGGTGACCCCACTCAGGTGATTCGCAATGACCGGGTGACCGACGATGAGTACAACAACAAGGTGCCCCTGAGCGATAACGAAACTACCGGGTCTGATAAAAACCCGGCGGCTGATCGCGCGGTAGCCAATGCCAACAATTTGAAATCACAGGATTCGCACATTCTCGTCGTAGCCGTGGGCAATGGTGTGTCGTCGAATGCGTCGCTCGCGCGCATTCAGAAAATTTCAGGGCCCGATGTCCATCCCGATGGCGACCCCTTCGATATCACCACAGACGACGTTTATCGCGAACCAAATTTTGATGAGCTTGAGGACGCCCTGCGCGAAGCTGCGTTTCAACTCTGCTCTCCATCGGTGACGGTTGAGAAAATCGTCGACCTCACGCCAGACCCGGATTCGCTGGACGATGCTATTCCCGGCCCGCTGTGGCAGATCACCGGTGAAGTTGCCGCACCGGGTAGTGGCGAGTTCGCCTGGATCCTGCCAGTGAAAGAAGATCCAGCCCTGACCGACGCCAAGACCACGCTCACTGATGCGTCCGGTTTTGCGACTTTCCAGTGGCGGCCAGCGGATGAGGTTGACTCCTCCGGCTTCGTCGCCACTGAGGTGGTCCAGAGTGGTTTTACCAACGACGAGAGCAAAACCATCTGTACCTTCCGCACCCCTGACAGCCCCGACGCAGACTTGCCCCTGGACGATTCCGGTGAGGGTACGTTCACGATTACGGTACCGGAGCAGTCGATTGTCACCTGTAAGTTCTTCAATCTGGCGGATCCAGCGCCAGGCATCACCCTGGAAAAACTGACGGACGGGGTGGATGCAGATACCCGGACCGGCCCGGTAGTGCCCCGCGGCGACGTGGTCAACTGGAGCTATCAGGTAGCGAACACTGGCAACACAATACTCAGTGGCATCAGCATTGAAGATCTGGTGACAGAGCCTGTTGTATTCGATGGCCAGGTCCAGCCGGTTGATTGCCCCAAAACCACCCTGATTCAGGGTGAGAGCATGACCTGCACCGCCAGCGGCATCTCCGGCATGACGCCTGAGGGCGATTCTTTTACCGGCCAGTTTCGCAATGATGCCACGGTGAGAGCGACCGACAGCTACGGCACGCCCGTGTCTGCGACTGACCCCTCGCACTACTTCGAGGTGGAGCCCGGCATTAGCGTGGAGAAAAGCACTAACGGGGAAGATGCTGACCAACAGCCCGGCCCACTGGTCAGGGTAGGGCGGACCATCAACTGGCTGTATGAGGTGCGCAATACCGGTTCCGAGCCGCTGGCCAATATCGCGATCAGCGATGACCAGGGTGTGACTCTGAATTACCAGGGCGGTGACCTGGACGGTGACAATCTGCTGGATGTGACCGAAGTTTGGCTCTATTCGGGGCTTGGCATGGCAGTGGCCGGCCAGTACGCCAACCGCGCGATTGTCAGCGGCGAGGGCAGCTCAGAGACTGTGACCGACGAGGACCCCTCGCACTATTTTGGCCTGGACATGCAGATCGATATAGAGAAATCGACCAATGGCGAGGATGCCGACGTGGCGCCAGGCCCGACACTCGAGCGGGGAGCGCCCGTCAATTGGACCTACGCTGTGAGAAATGTGGGTAACTTTGCGATCGATAACTGGACGGTGGTTGATGATCAGTTGGGCGCGATCAACTGCCCCAGTGTTGTGCTGGTGCCCGGTGGCCCTGCCGCTATTTGTTCCGCCGTGGGTACCGCTAGTGCAGGCCAATATCGCAATGTGGCGGTAGCGACGGCACCGAACCCGGCGGGTGGCGCGCCGGCCACAGACTCAGACCCGTCTCACTACTTTGGCGCCTTGCCCGCCCTGACATTGGAAAAAGCCACCAATGGCCAGGATGCCGATACGCCGACTGGCCCCTTCATTGAGGTTGGCGGTCCTGTCAACTGGACCTATGTTGCGACCAATGCAGGCAACGTCGCCCTGCGCTTGCTAGCCGTGGTGGACTCCAAACTGCCTTTGGGAAGCGTGGATTGCCCGGACGATATCCTCGATCCGGCCGAATCAGTTGTCTGTACAGCCAGCGGTATTTCTGCCCCGGGCCAGTATTCCAACCTGGGATTGGCGTTGGCCGTGCCGGTCGTAGACGACCCGAATGACCCCAGAAACAGGGTCGGTGACTTCGACTTATCCCACTATTTCGGTGCCAGCCCCGGTATTGGTATCGAGAAATTTACCAACGGCATTGACGCCGATACGCCGGAGACCGCGGCGCGTATCCCCATTGGTGATGTGGTCGAGTGGGGCTATGTGGTATTCAACACCGGCAATGAGCCGCTGAGAGATGTGGTGGTCACTGACAACCAGGGCGAGATCCCGGTGTATGTGGAAGGTGATACCAACAATAACAACCAACTGGACCTCGATGAGCGTTGGTTGTTCGAGGCGCAGGGTACTGCAGGGGCCAGTCTCTACTCGAATATCGGCACCGCGCGGGGTACAGACAGCCTCGGAGCGGTGGTGACTGAGACGGACCCCTCGCACTATTTCGGTTACGAGAACGCCATCACCGTGGAAAAATCGACCAACGGAGAAGATGCTGATACCGCACCGGGGCCAAACCTGGCGATTAATGCAGCGGTAACCTGGGAGTACGTGGTAACCAATACCGGTGCTGCGGCTACCCCGCTGGTGCAGGTGCGGCTGGTAGACGACCAGCTCGGCGTAATCGCCGGGCCCGACAGTGGCGATGACAATAACAACGATGTGCTCGACCCGAATGAGGTGTGGATCTACACGGCAGTGGGAGTTGCCCAGCAGGGGCAGTACGCGAACGTCGCTACGATTACCGGTATTGGCCCCGCGCCCGAGAATGAAGAGCTCGAAGACACCGATCCCTCCCATTACTTCGGCGGTGACAGCTCCCCCGCGCTGGTGCTTGAAAAATACACCGACGGCGTGGATGCCGACGTGGCGCCTGGGCCATTGCTGGAAGTCGGCAATTCCGTGCTGTTCGTTTATGTGGCCGAAAATACCGGTGATGTGCCGTTGGAGCAGGTAGAAGTCACCGACGACCAGGGTGTGACCGTGCTCTGTGCAGGCGGGAATCCCATTCCCGAAATACCCGTGGGTGGCACGGGTTATTGTGTGGGCGCTGGCACTGTGACTGGTGGCCAGTACGCCAATATCGGCACAGCCGAGGGCACCGGTTTGTTGGGAACGGATGTGATCGCGACAGACCCCAGCCATCACTTTGGTTATGCCTCTCTGGGAGGGCGTGAAGACCCAGAGATTGATATCGAAAAAGCCACCAATGGCGCTGACGCGGACAATCCCCCTGGGCCGCTCCTTCTCCAGGGGTCCGCCGTGGACTTCACTTATGTCGTCACCAATACCGGCAACGTGCCGCTGGCCACGATAGAGCTCACCGACGATCAAGGTGTGGTTGTGGATTGCCCCTCGGGTAACCCGATCCCGCTGATGCTGCCGGGTGAGTCGGAAACCTGCACCGGAGACGCGCTGGTGACGCGAGGCAATTACCGCAACGTGGGCACGGCGTCTGGCGTGGGTACCGGTGTGCTGCCGCCCGTGGTCGAAGATACCGACCCCAGCCATCACAAGGGCCTTAATCGCAACGAGTTGTTCGGGGTGCCTGTGATGCCGCTGTTCTACCTGATCATGTCGGCACTGGCCCTGACCGCGCTCGTGGGTCACGTCCGCCGTAAATAA
- a CDS encoding ATP phosphoribosyltransferase regulatory subunit, with protein MTSVDRWQLPDGIEEVLPAQAATVESLRRRLLDLFRAWGYELVIPPLVEFTDSLLIGLGHDLDLLTFKLTDQLSGRSMGVRADITPQVARIDAHSLAPEGVSRLCYAGSTLHTRPKSLMASRSPIQLGAELYGDDSLAADVEVIRLMLATLDAAELQSTITLDLGHVGIFEAVLDSAQLDAGLEATIFDCLQRKSVPDLTAALARAEIDATTAELIVGLVDLHGDDSVLADAREFFAERAPQALAAVEALADVATDIRRQRPDIRIYFDLAELRGYHYHTGIVFAAYVPGHGQALANGGRYNDVGEVFGRARPATGFATDLKALMGLAAAASEPKGAISMPDSDDPELLAQAEALRAAGEIVINTLGGAVDVRCDRELTDQDGSWELKPLERATP; from the coding sequence ATGACATCCGTTGATCGCTGGCAGTTGCCAGACGGCATTGAGGAAGTACTTCCCGCCCAGGCTGCCACTGTGGAAAGCCTGCGCCGTCGTTTACTCGACCTGTTCCGCGCCTGGGGCTATGAACTGGTTATTCCGCCGCTGGTGGAATTTACCGATTCCCTGCTGATTGGCCTGGGTCACGACCTCGACCTGCTCACGTTTAAACTGACCGACCAGCTCTCCGGCCGGTCCATGGGCGTGCGGGCCGACATCACTCCGCAGGTGGCGCGTATCGACGCCCACAGCCTGGCGCCCGAGGGCGTGTCCCGCCTGTGCTACGCCGGCTCTACCCTGCACACCCGGCCCAAGTCGCTGATGGCATCGCGCTCGCCGATCCAGCTCGGCGCCGAGCTCTACGGCGACGACAGCCTCGCGGCAGATGTCGAAGTAATTCGGCTGATGCTGGCAACGCTGGATGCCGCTGAACTGCAGAGCACAATCACCCTGGACCTCGGCCACGTGGGTATCTTCGAGGCAGTGCTGGACAGTGCCCAGCTGGATGCCGGCCTGGAAGCGACCATTTTCGACTGCCTGCAACGCAAATCTGTCCCCGACCTCACCGCCGCGCTCGCCCGCGCCGAGATCGACGCGACCACGGCCGAACTGATTGTCGGCCTGGTCGACCTGCATGGCGACGACAGTGTGCTTGCCGACGCCCGCGAATTTTTTGCCGAGCGCGCTCCTCAGGCCCTGGCCGCCGTGGAGGCCCTGGCGGACGTGGCTACCGATATCCGCCGCCAGCGCCCGGACATCAGGATCTACTTCGACCTGGCAGAGCTGCGCGGCTACCACTATCACACGGGTATCGTGTTCGCCGCCTATGTGCCCGGCCACGGCCAGGCGCTCGCCAACGGCGGCCGCTACAACGATGTCGGCGAAGTGTTCGGCCGGGCTCGCCCCGCGACTGGCTTCGCCACCGATTTGAAAGCCCTGATGGGCCTGGCGGCCGCCGCGAGCGAGCCCAAAGGCGCTATCAGCATGCCCGACAGCGACGATCCTGAGCTGCTGGCACAGGCCGAGGCGCTGCGCGCTGCCGGCGAGATTGTGATCAATACCCTGGGTGGCGCGGTGGATGTGCGCTGTGACAGGGAGCTGACAGACCAGGATGGATCCTGGGAATTGAAACCACTCGAAAGAGCAACACCATGA
- a CDS encoding adenylosuccinate synthase produces MSKNVVVLGTQWGDEGKGKIVDLLTDQASAVVRFQGGHNAGHTLVIDGVKTVLHLIPSGILREHVQCLIGNGVVLAPDALLKEMAGLEEAGVPVRERLKISPACPLILPYHVALDQAREAKRGNEKIGTTGRGIGPAYEDKVARRGLRLGDLQDKDRFARKLKDVMEYHNFALEHYYRAEPLSYEKVLADTLAMGEEIKPMIADVTAILHQCRETNAKIMFEGAQGSLLDIDHGTYPYVTSSNTTAGGTATGSGFGPLYLDYVLGITKAYTTRVGSGPFPTELFDETGAHLAEKGHEFGATTGRPRRCGWFDAVALRNAVNINSVSGLCLTKLDVMDGLESIQICVGYACADGKPVPNPVDSDDYEGLHPVYEEVPGWSESTLGAQSLEALPQAARDYIRKIEEVVGAPIDIISTGPDRVETIVLRHPFG; encoded by the coding sequence ATGAGCAAAAACGTAGTAGTTCTCGGCACCCAGTGGGGCGATGAGGGTAAAGGTAAGATCGTCGACCTCCTGACTGATCAGGCCAGTGCCGTCGTGCGCTTCCAGGGCGGACACAACGCTGGCCACACGCTGGTTATTGACGGTGTGAAGACCGTTCTTCACCTGATCCCCTCCGGCATCCTGCGTGAACACGTGCAGTGCCTGATCGGCAACGGTGTGGTGCTGGCACCGGATGCGCTGCTCAAGGAAATGGCTGGCCTCGAAGAAGCCGGCGTGCCGGTGCGTGAGCGCCTCAAGATTTCCCCGGCCTGTCCGCTGATCCTGCCCTACCACGTGGCCCTGGATCAGGCGCGCGAGGCCAAGCGCGGCAATGAGAAGATCGGCACCACCGGGCGCGGTATCGGCCCCGCTTATGAAGACAAAGTCGCCCGCCGCGGCCTGCGCCTGGGCGACCTGCAGGATAAGGACCGTTTCGCGCGCAAGCTCAAGGACGTGATGGAGTATCACAACTTCGCCCTTGAGCACTATTACCGCGCCGAGCCGCTGTCCTACGAGAAAGTGCTGGCCGACACCCTCGCCATGGGCGAGGAGATCAAGCCGATGATCGCTGACGTGACCGCGATCCTGCACCAGTGCCGTGAGACCAATGCCAAGATCATGTTCGAGGGTGCCCAGGGCTCCCTGCTGGACATCGACCACGGCACCTATCCCTACGTGACCAGCTCCAACACCACCGCTGGTGGCACCGCCACCGGTTCCGGCTTCGGCCCGCTGTACCTGGACTATGTGCTGGGTATCACCAAGGCTTACACCACCCGTGTTGGCTCCGGCCCATTCCCCACCGAGCTGTTTGACGAGACCGGCGCTCACCTGGCGGAGAAAGGCCATGAGTTTGGCGCTACCACCGGCCGCCCGCGCCGCTGTGGCTGGTTCGACGCCGTTGCCCTGCGCAACGCGGTGAACATCAACTCGGTGAGTGGCCTGTGCCTGACCAAGCTGGACGTCATGGACGGCCTCGAGTCTATCCAGATCTGTGTGGGCTACGCCTGCGCGGACGGTAAGCCCGTGCCCAACCCCGTTGATTCAGACGACTACGAAGGCCTGCACCCAGTATACGAGGAGGTTCCCGGCTGGAGCGAGTCCACCCTGGGAGCCCAGAGCCTTGAAGCGTTGCCGCAGGCCGCGCGCGATTACATCCGTAAAATTGAGGAAGTTGTGGGCGCTCCTATCGACATTATTTCCACCGGGCCTGACCGGGTGGAGACGATTGTTCTGCGCCATCCCTTTGGCTGA
- a CDS encoding LruC domain-containing protein produces MKIENHCAALLLAVATIVPAGNVAASPFTSCPAQAFLVQGKTAVLYGVDLSTGYVEKLANNIGTSDKFNGVGFNLEDRYIYGWSYEHKTVARLTADYTLEPLPLTTSINDNFYVGDVSVSGSQYYFYKRGSGGSHGLWRVDLDPASDNYLTPKRIVDGRTLSLQIFDMAFHPDNGKLYSVTSAGDLVVINPNSGAVEFLARLSERGTFGAVYFDVDGNLYASRNTDGQVFRISVDSSAPTLEPYAQGPNSSQNDGARCALAPVTPLPSTKLDFGDAPDSYGTSFAKNGPRHQLEEGGVILGTRIDSEVQPPSAPESDDSVGSDDEDGVSFITDLAAGETALISIKATGAGYVNAWIDYNDNGSFDTSEKILDGRYINNGSQIISFDVPADISTGDTWARFRISSSPSLPAVGGAADGEVEDYEVSLFGRRVTTSYYPAANSSVTLAYEDLWPRQGDYDMNDLVLSYRTELNAVSLDNDPGSRSIDSIVISGEVEAIGASIKSGFAVEIPGLPRAAVDQANMSLKVGGEYQPDSFLEVGAGSENAVFIIYENVFRHVTKGEGCKFYRTEDFCGGTSASRFKLTIPVTGEVSADIADDLLFNPFIFGVNARRTEVHLMGRPPTIKAEASALGSYDDASNPSAGKYYQTSSGLPWAIVIGGPWAHTEEGHDIVQTYPSFEAYVSNGGGQSSDWFRAENAIAEKLFQE; encoded by the coding sequence ATGAAGATCGAGAACCACTGCGCAGCCTTGCTACTGGCGGTAGCGACGATTGTACCTGCGGGTAATGTCGCAGCATCTCCTTTCACCTCCTGCCCCGCGCAGGCTTTTTTAGTTCAGGGCAAGACGGCCGTGCTCTATGGCGTGGACCTGTCCACAGGCTATGTAGAGAAACTCGCCAACAACATCGGTACCAGCGATAAGTTCAATGGCGTCGGTTTCAACCTTGAAGATCGATACATCTACGGTTGGAGTTACGAGCATAAGACTGTGGCCCGTTTGACCGCTGACTACACGCTTGAGCCACTGCCACTAACGACATCCATTAACGACAATTTTTACGTGGGCGATGTGTCCGTCAGTGGCAGCCAGTACTATTTCTACAAACGCGGCAGCGGCGGTAGTCACGGCTTGTGGCGGGTGGATCTGGACCCCGCTTCAGACAATTACCTGACCCCCAAGCGCATTGTCGACGGCCGCACCCTGTCGCTGCAGATCTTCGACATGGCGTTTCACCCGGACAATGGCAAGTTGTATTCCGTTACGTCTGCCGGGGACCTCGTCGTGATCAACCCCAACAGCGGCGCGGTTGAATTTTTGGCCCGGCTCTCGGAGCGGGGTACCTTTGGTGCCGTGTATTTCGACGTCGACGGCAATCTCTACGCCAGCCGCAATACCGACGGCCAGGTGTTTCGCATATCGGTGGATAGCAGTGCACCGACTCTTGAGCCCTACGCCCAGGGCCCGAATTCATCGCAAAACGACGGTGCGCGCTGTGCACTTGCACCCGTCACGCCGTTGCCCTCCACCAAACTCGACTTTGGCGACGCGCCTGACAGCTACGGCACGTCCTTCGCGAAAAACGGCCCACGCCATCAACTCGAGGAGGGGGGGGTGATACTCGGTACGCGAATCGATAGTGAAGTGCAGCCGCCGTCCGCGCCAGAGTCTGACGATAGTGTGGGATCGGATGACGAGGACGGCGTCAGCTTTATTACCGACCTTGCCGCCGGCGAGACCGCGCTGATCTCGATAAAGGCTACCGGGGCAGGTTATGTGAACGCCTGGATCGACTACAACGACAACGGCAGCTTCGACACGAGTGAGAAAATTCTGGATGGCCGCTACATCAACAATGGCTCCCAGATCATTTCTTTTGACGTGCCCGCCGACATCTCAACCGGTGATACCTGGGCGCGTTTTCGCATTTCCAGTTCGCCGAGCCTACCCGCAGTTGGCGGGGCAGCCGATGGCGAAGTTGAAGATTACGAGGTGTCGCTGTTCGGCCGCCGGGTGACGACCAGCTACTACCCGGCGGCGAACTCGTCCGTCACTCTCGCGTATGAAGACCTCTGGCCGCGTCAGGGCGATTACGACATGAACGATCTCGTGCTTAGCTATCGCACCGAGCTGAATGCGGTCTCGCTGGACAACGATCCGGGTAGTCGCAGCATCGATTCGATTGTCATTTCTGGTGAAGTAGAGGCGATCGGCGCCTCGATCAAAAGTGGCTTTGCCGTGGAGATTCCGGGGTTGCCGCGCGCGGCTGTCGATCAGGCCAATATGTCGCTCAAGGTGGGCGGCGAGTATCAGCCAGATTCATTTCTTGAAGTTGGCGCGGGCAGCGAAAACGCGGTCTTTATTATCTACGAGAATGTTTTCCGCCATGTCACCAAGGGAGAGGGCTGCAAGTTCTATCGCACCGAGGACTTCTGTGGCGGTACATCGGCAAGTCGTTTCAAGCTGACGATTCCAGTGACGGGCGAGGTGTCGGCGGATATCGCAGATGACCTGCTGTTCAATCCGTTCATCTTTGGCGTTAACGCGCGCCGTACAGAAGTGCACCTGATGGGCCGCCCGCCCACCATCAAAGCCGAAGCCAGTGCGCTCGGCAGCTACGACGACGCGTCTAACCCATCCGCGGGCAAGTATTACCAGACATCCTCCGGCCTGCCCTGGGCGATTGTGATCGGCGGCCCCTGGGCACACACCGAGGAGGGTCATGACATTGTTCAGACCTACCCCTCCTTCGAAGCCTATGTGTCTAACGGCGGAGGCCAAAGCAGCGACTGGTTCCGTGCTGAAAATGCTATCGCTGAAAAACTTTTTCAGGAGTAG